The genomic region ATATATAATGAGCTCATCGGCCTGCCGGTGGAAGTCGATTCCCCCGGCTTGCGCCTGAAGGGCGTCGTCGTGGACGAGACGCGCAACATGCTCGTCATCGACGCGGGAGGCTCGGACAAGAAAATCCCGAAGCAGGCCGCGTCGTTCATATTCACTCTC from Methanocella conradii HZ254 harbors:
- a CDS encoding ribonuclease P protein component 1, with translation MDLTPENLIYNELIGLPVEVDSPGLRLKGVVVDETRNMLVIDAGGSDKKIPKQAASFIFTLPDGRRVRVLGSLLISQPENRIPKRRKKGK